The nucleotide window ATATCCACCATGTCCTTCGTGGTAAGCCAAATACAAGTTATAACTATCGTTCAACCCTATACGGCTGCGTTTCTGGCTTTGTTTGTTATCCCAGCCGATAAAATCAATTGCGTCGGCAAAATTATCGCGCCGCGACCAGCCATTACCACTTTGGTCCTGATACTCATTCCACACATCATCTTTTGCTTGTGGATAACCATAGGCATCACTTTTTCGCGGACCAGGTATCACCCACAATATTTTTGTGCGTGGTGTACGCGCATTGTGTTTGAATTGCGATTCTTGATACATGATGGACATCATCACTGGCACAGAAGATCCCCAACGCTTTTCCGCTTTTTTGGAGTCTTTATACCAAGAGGGCTTATCGTCAAAAATATCGCATAAGTTATTAGGATTTGATGGTCTGGTGGTTGAACAACCCACTAATCCAAGCAATATCGAAAACAATAAAATCCGAATCATAATCAGATATCAACCTTTCATTATCTTAGCAAGCTCAGACTTAACGACTTTAAGCTTCTGCTGTAATAATTCAGACTCAAACTCTAATTTTTGATACTCAATGAAATTATTAAACAATTTGGAGTCTTTTACATTTTCAAGAAAAGCATCCAACGCCCCCTCTAACCCAGATTGAAGCCCCTTACTTTCTCCTTTTAGCAAACCTAGTCGATGCTTACAAATTTGCTTTTTCAGACCAGCTTGGCACGTGCAACTCATAACTCCCTTTTCGGAGTCACATTCAATTTTATATGGCTCAACAGATGAACCCTGAACATAGAATATAAAATTCACACCGATCTCCCTTGCTAAATACGATCTATAAGCTTCTTTAACTCTTCAAGAGTAATTGAGGGGACACCTAATTTCTCAGCATCGTTTCGTTTTCCACCACCTCCATCCCCTATGACAAGATAAGAAGTAGCACCGCTCAGAGAACCAGACACCTTACCACCTTGAGCTTCAATGAGTGACTTTAGCTCTCCTCGACTCTTAAACTCTGGAAAACTACCTGTTATAACAAACACCTTACCTTCCAGGGAGCCAATCTCTCTATTCTCTTCATCGATTCTAACTTGATCCCAATGCGCCCCCATTAACTTCAGATCATTTTCCAAAGATTCGACATATTCACGATTCTCTAAGTCCTCGAAAAATTCTAAAACCCCCAAAACCGCTCGGGTAGAAATCTTTACTCCTTTGGCCGTTTTTAATGAGCTCAACTCAAATGAAGATATGAAAAATAGATCGTTCAGACTAAATTTTTTGGCGATAGCCTTTGCGGTCTCAGCAGCAACACCAGGTATGGACAGCTTCACAATAAAGTTAGCTAAAGTAGGAGCAAGCTTAAACTTAGAGCCGATAACATTAGATTGTTGAACATCTAGCACTTTTAACAAGTCATCAACCATTTTTCTATTATCGGAATTACTAAAAAACTCATAAATCTGCATTGAAACTTCAGAGCCAACATCCGTAACATAAGTCAGCAATTCGGGTTTAAGTCCAATTATATTTTCAATACAACCAAGCTCATCACTTAATCTCTTAGCCGTTTCCTGCCCCACCTCAGGAATACCAAGCGAATATATAAATTTTGAAAGACTAACTTTTTTCGTTGAATTAATTGCATCAATACAATTTTGAGCAGACTTTTCAGCAAAACCGTCTAACCCGATGAGATGTTCCTTTTTCAATTCATATATATCAGCAGGACTTTTAACCAACCCAACATCAACTAATTGCACTAATATTTTCTCACCAAGACCATCAATATTCATGGCATCGCGAGAAACAAAGTGTGCTAGCGCTTGAGTAAGTTGATCTCTACATTCAAAACCAGCTGAACAGTAAATTGCTGCATTTTCAACGACATTTGATTTTGTTTTTAATCTCTTGATTTTTATTTCTTTTTTTAATTCGTTGTTGCAGCATGGGCACTCCTTGGGGTAAACGACTTTATCGCCACCATTATGGGTTAAAACTGCAACCACTTTAGGTATAACATCACCAGCCCGCTTTACAACAACAGTATCGTTATAACAAATACCTAATTTTAATATTTGGTCATTATTGTGAAGAGTTGCATTAGATACCGTAACCCCACCTACAAATATGGGCTTAAGTTTAGCAACTGGAGTAATCACTCCTGTTCTTCCCACTTGAAACTCAACATCTAACAGAATGGTTGATTCTTCCTGTGCAGGAAATTTATACGCAATAGCCCAACGGGGTGCGCGGGAAATAAAACCTAAGTCTTCTTGCAGCTTGCGCGAATTGACTTTAAAAACAATGCCATCAATATCGTATGGCAACTGATCACGCTTATCGCCAATACGGCGATAGAACTTCATCGCTTGC belongs to Cellvibrio sp. pealriver and includes:
- a CDS encoding transglycosylase SLT domain-containing protein — translated: MIRILLFSILLGLVGCSTTRPSNPNNLCDIFDDKPSWYKDSKKAEKRWGSSVPVMMSIMYQESQFKHNARTPRTKILWVIPGPRKSDAYGYPQAKDDVWNEYQDQSGNGWSRRDNFADAIDFIGWDNKQSQKRSRIGLNDSYNLYLAYHEGHGGYNRATYRQKNWLMNTASKVESRAQQYQAQLQTCEERFKGSWWWPF
- the ligA gene encoding NAD-dependent DNA ligase LigA, whose translation is MSTLSLFDNIPSGVEQEIADLRKQLQHHNYRYYALDDPQITDAEYDRMMQRLRELEAQYPDTVTPDSPTQRVGAAPLSAFQTVIHEMPMLSLDNAFDDEELLAFNQRILDRLKISGDIEYACELKLDGIAVSLLYRDGVLVRGATRGDGTNGEDITQNVRTINSIPLRLMGNGFPTVLEVRGEIYMPKAGFNALNEKARAANEKLFVNPRNAAAGALRQLDSKITASRPLEMCAYSIGWVEGGQLPDTHSGVLASLKTWGFLTNRETEVANNIQQAMKFYRRIGDKRDQLPYDIDGIVFKVNSRKLQEDLGFISRAPRWAIAYKFPAQEESTILLDVEFQVGRTGVITPVAKLKPIFVGGVTVSNATLHNNDQILKLGICYNDTVVVKRAGDVIPKVVAVLTHNGGDKVVYPKECPCCNNELKKEIKIKRLKTKSNVVENAAIYCSAGFECRDQLTQALAHFVSRDAMNIDGLGEKILVQLVDVGLVKSPADIYELKKEHLIGLDGFAEKSAQNCIDAINSTKKVSLSKFIYSLGIPEVGQETAKRLSDELGCIENIIGLKPELLTYVTDVGSEVSMQIYEFFSNSDNRKMVDDLLKVLDVQQSNVIGSKFKLAPTLANFIVKLSIPGVAAETAKAIAKKFSLNDLFFISSFELSSLKTAKGVKISTRAVLGVLEFFEDLENREYVESLENDLKLMGAHWDQVRIDEENREIGSLEGKVFVITGSFPEFKSRGELKSLIEAQGGKVSGSLSGATSYLVIGDGGGGKRNDAEKLGVPSITLEELKKLIDRI